CACTTAATCTAAAAGCCTTGTGGACTTCTCCGTTGCTTCTCCATCCCACCTAAAGTCTTGTTGTATGAGGCCATGGATCTTCAATTCTACAGGGCTGCAAAACTTGGCAACATCACACTTCTCAGACAACTAGtgaatgaagatcctagccGGCTGCTGCGAGTAACTCCACAAGCAGAGAACACGGCCATTCACGTTTCCGTGAGTTTTGGTCACATAGAAATCGTGAAGGAAGTGTACGCAGTGCTTCTCCAACACAACTCAAGTTTAGAGGGTGACACCGACTATAGCAGAAGCTTATCGCTTCTGACACAGGTGAACTCAAAAGGTGATACTGCCCTACATGTAGCGGCCAGAGAAGGCCACACTTCCGTAGCTGAATTTCTCATCCAAAAGATTCTGCCTTGGCCTTCTGACAATGATGTAGAAAGTGGCTCAAATAGTTCTTCATCACTTGCTCGTGAGAAAATAAGGATGAGAAACAAGACCAAAAACACAGCCCTGCACGAAGCTGTCCGAAGTAATAATCTTGTAATGGTGAATTTGCTGACCGGTGCAGACCCTGATTTAGGGCATCCCAACTATGATGTTGATGTGGAAGGTGGGGAGTCTCCACTCTTCCTGGCTGCTAGAAGCGGATCCTCGAAAATCCTCAATCAAATCTTTCGAATTTGTCCATCTCCAGCTCACGATGGGCAACATGGCCGGACAGCTTTACATGTCGCGGTCGTTGAGGGTCACCTAGGTATTTCTCCTATTGCTCCCAGGCctttttttatctcttcattttccATCTCTTTGCTCTATGAGTAGCTAAACAAtgagtgtggatcaagttctcgtacaagaaccattctcgtatagGAGTGATCTCTTTGGTGGATTTCATTTGTGTGGATTAACCTCGCATGAGTACTAGAGGACTTGATCCCCTCTCCTAAACAATTACCTAATTTATGTTgggtttgtctttttttttggaaaaaataatgttaaaaatcAGGTGTGGTGAAAATGCTcttagagaagaaaggagaaattgTGAATAAAGTAGATGAAAATGGAAGGACTGCTCTCCACTATGCGGTGTCCAAAACATGGGGCCACAAGATAGTAAAGCAGTTGCTAATGCTTGATACTTCCAGCGTGTATAAATTAGACAAAGATGGTCTCTCACCACTTCACATCGCAGCTTTTGGATCAAGTATTAAAGTATTTAAAGAGCTCATCCAATGTTGCCCAGATTCTGTGGAGTTGCTGGACAAAAAATGTCGCAATGTTCTTCACTTTGCTGTGATTAGTAAGAACTACAAGAAAATCAGGTATGTCTTACAACAATTAGAGCTTAAGGAAATCGTAAACCAaccagatgatgatggaaacacc
This is a stretch of genomic DNA from Macadamia integrifolia cultivar HAES 741 unplaced genomic scaffold, SCU_Mint_v3 scaffold1095, whole genome shotgun sequence. It encodes these proteins:
- the LOC122062724 gene encoding protein ACCELERATED CELL DEATH 6-like, translating into MDLQFYRAAKLGNITLLRQLVNEDPSRLLRVTPQAENTAIHVSVSFGHIEIVKEVYAVLLQHNSSLEGDTDYSRSLSLLTQVNSKGDTALHVAAREGHTSVAEFLIQKILPWPSDNDVESGSNSSSSLAREKIRMRNKTKNTALHEAVRSNNLVMVNLLTGADPDLGHPNYDVDVEGGESPLFLAARSGSSKILNQIFRICPSPAHDGQHGRTALHVAVVEGHLGVVKMLLEKKGEIVNKVDENGRTALHYAVSKTWGHKIVKQLLMLDTSSVYKLDKDGLSPLHIAAFGSSIKVFKELIQCCPDSVELLDKKCRNVLHFAVISKNYKKIRYVLQQLELKEIVNQPDDDGNTPLHHAAKQCDLGHMGLLCSNRRVDLKAMNNNDETAIDIFIMNLIPIDRLAVTLSLSLINLHTKTTASARADYALSVRGEEKWIIGGVIEEEIDNDSNKQEEVATARSDVKQWEKKMGKILHIVASLTATTGTYNSVDGKPILLDKGSFQKFLQYYAIAMRRSWIAFLFVMLIIELVGCELFYSFLLKLARIFICVGLKLIAFLEGSRHRYLILLVFSVFLSMSS